A part of Silurus meridionalis isolate SWU-2019-XX chromosome 18, ASM1480568v1, whole genome shotgun sequence genomic DNA contains:
- the nup50 gene encoding nuclear pore complex protein Nup50 isoform X2 — MAKRIAEKELTDRNWDQEDEGEEGESGGAFKSFKGFCPAPAAAATFSVSGNGAGFKSISLTNGSAPSVTPTFGGFNSPDSAKTNTGTTSSNGPASSSSSPLNSGDGIANGSAPSLPTISGGGSTSKEYNRQLTALNCSVRDWITKHVNDNPLCDLNPIFRDYERHLATIESNYGIGAAAGAQQEKQANATRNTPSFSSSSNVTSAAPALFSFTKNKDIVAPEKSSIPPGVSFNFGQKVDNSVLSSIKSAGASGFSFSPTSSSATSVFGAASTSASTGTFSFNAAKTEAASKRQAEHSTDEESDEPPVPVVKEVKEKDAFYSKKCKLFYKKENEFKEKGVGTLHLKLVAEGKLQLLVRADTNLGNILLNIMVHSSMPCTRTGKNNVMVVCMPNPPVDDKNPSTPVPMLIRVKTPEDADELHKLLQEKKA, encoded by the exons ATGGCGAAGCGGATTGCTGAAAAAGAGCTGACAGACCGAAACTGGGATCAGGAGGATGAAGGAGAAGAG GGAGAGAGCGGAGGAGCGTTTAAAAGCTTTAAGGGTTTCTGTCCGGCCCCAGCGGCTGCAGCAACTTTCTCCGTGTCTGGGAATGGGGCTGGATTTAAATCCATCTCTTTGACCAATGGCAGTGCTCCATCAGTCACTCCAACATTTGGCGGTTTTAACTCCCCTGACAGTGCCAAGACGAACaccg GCACCACATCATCCAATGGCCCagcctcctcctcatcctcccccTTAAACAGTGGTGACGGCATAGCCAACGGCTCCGCCCCCAGCCTGCCCACTATCTCTGGAGGAGGCAGTACCAGTAAGGAGTACAACCGGCAGCTTACAGCTCTCAACTGCTCTGTGCGTGACTGGATCACCAAGCACGTGAATGACAACCCGCTGTGCGATCTCAACCCCATCTTTCGCGACTATGAGCGGCACCTGGCCACCATTGAGAGCAACTACGGCATTGGCGCAGCAGCAGGGGCACAGCAGGAGAAACAGGCAAACGCCACCAGAAACACACCATCGTTCTCTTCCAGCAGTAATGTTACATCGGCTGCTCCTGCATTGTTCTCCTTTACGAAGAACAAGGACATTGTTGCTCCTGAGAAAAGCTCCATTCCTCCAGGAGTTTCTTTCAACTTTGGCCAGAAGGTAGACAACTCTGTGCTTAGCTCAATCAAGTCTGCAGGAGCTTCCGGGTTTTcgttttctcccacctcctcTTCTGCCACGTCTGTGTTTGGTGCAGCAAGCACCAGCGCTTCTACAGGCACCTTCTCTTTCAATGCGGCCAAGACTGAAGCAGCCAGCAAACGCCAAGCAG AGCACAGCACCGATGAAGAATCAGATGAGCCGCCAGTACCGGTAGTAAAAGAAGTCAAGGAGAAAGATGCTTTTTACTCTAAAAA GTGTAAACTGTTCTATAAGAAGGAAAACGAGTTTAAAGAGAAAGGAGTTGgaacactgcatttaaaactgGTTGCAGAGGGCAAGCTGCAGCTCCTAGTGCGTGCGGACACAAACCTAG GAAACATCCTGTTGAATATCATGGTTCACTCCTCCATGCCGTGCACACGGACAGGGAAAAACAACGTCATGGTGGTCTGCATGCCAAATCCCCCTGTGGACGACAAGAACCCCAGCACTCCTGTACCAATGCTGATCCGTGTTAAAACGCCAGAGGATGCTGACGAACTACACAAACTTCTGCAGGAGAAGAAAGCATAA
- the nup50 gene encoding nuclear pore complex protein Nup50 isoform X1 yields the protein MAKRIAEKELTDRNWDQEDEGEEAGTFSIASEEVMKNRAIKKAKRRNLGTEGESGGAFKSFKGFCPAPAAAATFSVSGNGAGFKSISLTNGSAPSVTPTFGGFNSPDSAKTNTGTTSSNGPASSSSSPLNSGDGIANGSAPSLPTISGGGSTSKEYNRQLTALNCSVRDWITKHVNDNPLCDLNPIFRDYERHLATIESNYGIGAAAGAQQEKQANATRNTPSFSSSSNVTSAAPALFSFTKNKDIVAPEKSSIPPGVSFNFGQKVDNSVLSSIKSAGASGFSFSPTSSSATSVFGAASTSASTGTFSFNAAKTEAASKRQAEHSTDEESDEPPVPVVKEVKEKDAFYSKKCKLFYKKENEFKEKGVGTLHLKLVAEGKLQLLVRADTNLGNILLNIMVHSSMPCTRTGKNNVMVVCMPNPPVDDKNPSTPVPMLIRVKTPEDADELHKLLQEKKA from the exons ATGGCGAAGCGGATTGCTGAAAAAGAGCTGACAGACCGAAACTGGGATCAGGAGGATGAAGGAGAAGAG GCAGGAACATTTTCAATTGCAAGTGAGGAAGTGATGAAAAACCGGGCTATTAAGAAAGCCAAGCGTCGAAATCTTGGCACAGAG GGAGAGAGCGGAGGAGCGTTTAAAAGCTTTAAGGGTTTCTGTCCGGCCCCAGCGGCTGCAGCAACTTTCTCCGTGTCTGGGAATGGGGCTGGATTTAAATCCATCTCTTTGACCAATGGCAGTGCTCCATCAGTCACTCCAACATTTGGCGGTTTTAACTCCCCTGACAGTGCCAAGACGAACaccg GCACCACATCATCCAATGGCCCagcctcctcctcatcctcccccTTAAACAGTGGTGACGGCATAGCCAACGGCTCCGCCCCCAGCCTGCCCACTATCTCTGGAGGAGGCAGTACCAGTAAGGAGTACAACCGGCAGCTTACAGCTCTCAACTGCTCTGTGCGTGACTGGATCACCAAGCACGTGAATGACAACCCGCTGTGCGATCTCAACCCCATCTTTCGCGACTATGAGCGGCACCTGGCCACCATTGAGAGCAACTACGGCATTGGCGCAGCAGCAGGGGCACAGCAGGAGAAACAGGCAAACGCCACCAGAAACACACCATCGTTCTCTTCCAGCAGTAATGTTACATCGGCTGCTCCTGCATTGTTCTCCTTTACGAAGAACAAGGACATTGTTGCTCCTGAGAAAAGCTCCATTCCTCCAGGAGTTTCTTTCAACTTTGGCCAGAAGGTAGACAACTCTGTGCTTAGCTCAATCAAGTCTGCAGGAGCTTCCGGGTTTTcgttttctcccacctcctcTTCTGCCACGTCTGTGTTTGGTGCAGCAAGCACCAGCGCTTCTACAGGCACCTTCTCTTTCAATGCGGCCAAGACTGAAGCAGCCAGCAAACGCCAAGCAG AGCACAGCACCGATGAAGAATCAGATGAGCCGCCAGTACCGGTAGTAAAAGAAGTCAAGGAGAAAGATGCTTTTTACTCTAAAAA GTGTAAACTGTTCTATAAGAAGGAAAACGAGTTTAAAGAGAAAGGAGTTGgaacactgcatttaaaactgGTTGCAGAGGGCAAGCTGCAGCTCCTAGTGCGTGCGGACACAAACCTAG GAAACATCCTGTTGAATATCATGGTTCACTCCTCCATGCCGTGCACACGGACAGGGAAAAACAACGTCATGGTGGTCTGCATGCCAAATCCCCCTGTGGACGACAAGAACCCCAGCACTCCTGTACCAATGCTGATCCGTGTTAAAACGCCAGAGGATGCTGACGAACTACACAAACTTCTGCAGGAGAAGAAAGCATAA